In a genomic window of Vibrio marisflavi CECT 7928:
- a CDS encoding response regulator: MIKVALVDDHPVVRSGFSQLLALEEDIEICGEYSCVQEALDIPNNPCDIVICDISLPDGNGLELIPTISKHCSIIMLSVHDNPLMIEDSLQRGAKGYLSKRCGPDEMVTAVRSVYQGNTYLPPELAAQLKQNQSDNLCHLTKRERQICSLLVEGKKVTTIAEELGLSYKTVHVHRAHILDKMDVQNTVELSRKVLSTC; this comes from the coding sequence ATGATAAAAGTAGCATTAGTAGACGACCATCCTGTTGTACGTTCTGGTTTTTCTCAATTGTTAGCATTGGAAGAAGATATTGAAATTTGTGGCGAGTACTCATGTGTGCAGGAAGCACTGGACATCCCAAACAACCCTTGTGACATCGTAATCTGTGATATTTCCCTACCAGATGGCAACGGGCTAGAACTAATTCCAACCATTTCCAAACACTGCTCGATAATTATGCTCAGTGTTCATGACAACCCATTGATGATTGAAGACTCGTTGCAGAGAGGTGCAAAAGGTTACTTAAGCAAACGCTGTGGTCCAGATGAAATGGTGACGGCTGTACGTAGTGTCTACCAAGGAAACACTTATTTACCACCTGAACTAGCGGCACAACTAAAGCAAAACCAAAGCGATAACTTATGTCACCTCACCAAACGCGAGCGACAAATTTGCAGCTTGTTGGTTGAGGGTAAAAAAGTCACCACCATTGCTGAAGAGCTAGGATTAAGTTACAAAACCGTTCATGTTCATCGAGCCCATATACTCGATAAAATGGATGTACAAAACACAGTAGAATTGTCACGTAAAGTACTGTCGACATGTTAA
- a CDS encoding sulfite exporter TauE/SafE family protein → MLFLDLASMALIAGLLVGLIGGSASLVLIPVLLAFFTHIYGDTGVALHYATTTSLATSLISKVFSLWLHHKHGRLNWSLYTRIVPILAPGLIAGAVASYWIPEKYVTLLLAAMMAQVGYSMLPERTQLIENYKSLSKRMSVKIGLVSGLLGVSGNELTVSSLVRRGIDVKSACAMGSLISSSVSFALVAVGMLSTPQTVDSASHYQIGYLYLPAIVVLAPVATVSAKVAASWATKLRKEQLQMLFSIVMFVCAIKTYSF, encoded by the coding sequence ATGCTTTTTCTTGATTTAGCCTCTATGGCACTTATCGCTGGTCTACTAGTTGGACTTATTGGTGGTAGTGCAAGCCTCGTTCTTATTCCTGTCCTGCTAGCATTTTTTACACACATTTATGGTGATACTGGTGTTGCATTGCACTATGCTACCACCACGTCACTCGCTACTTCTTTGATTAGCAAGGTATTTAGCCTTTGGTTACATCATAAGCACGGCCGATTGAACTGGTCGCTTTACACTAGAATTGTTCCAATTTTGGCACCGGGCCTGATTGCGGGAGCTGTAGCTTCATATTGGATTCCAGAGAAATATGTTACGTTGCTTCTGGCTGCGATGATGGCACAAGTCGGCTATAGTATGTTGCCTGAACGTACACAGTTGATTGAAAACTATAAGTCTTTGTCTAAGAGAATGAGTGTCAAAATCGGCTTGGTATCTGGATTATTAGGTGTCAGTGGCAATGAGTTGACAGTCTCTTCACTAGTCAGAAGAGGTATTGATGTGAAATCGGCCTGCGCGATGGGTTCATTAATTAGCAGTTCGGTCTCTTTTGCATTGGTGGCAGTTGGCATGCTGAGTACGCCACAAACTGTTGATTCGGCTAGTCACTATCAAATTGGCTATTTGTATTTGCCAGCCATAGTCGTTTTAGCACCAGTCGCGACTGTTAGTGCAAAAGTAGCGGCTAGTTGGGCAACGAAATTGCGTAAAGAGCAGCTACAGATGTTGTTCTCAATTGTCATGTTTGTCTGTGCAATTAAGACTTATAGTTTTTAA
- the thrC gene encoding threonine synthase: MIYTCMNCGHEQQASPLTIQCQCGAALWVKPESRFKKSSLITGDFSMWRYSSAYSLQRDDVKVSFGEGMTPLASAEIAGISILAKMDSQMPSGSFKDRGAAMVVNYLNQLGIKNIAEDSSGNGGSAYAAYAAKANMNCYIFVPKGTSLGKTVQTRAYGAHCIEVEGDREDVALAAKQSVDTHNCSYVGHNWHPMFIEGVKSIAYETWEQCGYQAPDNFVAPAGNGSLLAGAYLGFSELLEAGEIDKMPRLFGIQTEGIQPFVQTFNHSPIKIQDIATVAEGIKIKRSSRLDEIVAFVRESNGMFISVDDQQTIQSLKNMAKQGFFIEPTSATAFAGIEKLVKLGEISAEHKTVGVVTGNGLKATSTIQTLLG, translated from the coding sequence ATGATATACACATGTATGAATTGCGGTCATGAACAACAAGCAAGCCCATTGACTATTCAGTGTCAGTGTGGGGCAGCTCTATGGGTAAAGCCTGAATCGCGATTTAAAAAGAGCAGCCTGATTACAGGGGACTTTTCAATGTGGCGTTACAGCAGCGCCTATTCCTTACAGCGAGACGATGTAAAAGTCAGCTTTGGTGAAGGTATGACACCTCTTGCGTCGGCAGAAATCGCAGGCATTTCTATTTTGGCTAAAATGGACTCTCAGATGCCTTCAGGATCGTTTAAAGATCGAGGCGCAGCGATGGTAGTGAACTATTTAAACCAGCTCGGAATTAAAAATATTGCCGAAGACTCTAGCGGTAATGGTGGCTCCGCATATGCAGCTTACGCAGCAAAAGCCAATATGAATTGCTATATATTTGTCCCTAAAGGAACCTCGCTAGGTAAGACAGTTCAAACCAGAGCTTATGGCGCGCATTGCATTGAAGTCGAAGGTGATAGAGAAGATGTCGCATTGGCTGCGAAGCAAAGTGTGGATACTCATAATTGCTCGTATGTTGGCCACAATTGGCATCCAATGTTTATTGAAGGTGTAAAGTCTATTGCTTACGAAACTTGGGAGCAGTGCGGTTATCAGGCTCCTGATAATTTTGTTGCGCCTGCTGGCAACGGTAGCTTATTGGCTGGTGCCTATCTTGGCTTTTCCGAGCTGCTTGAAGCAGGAGAGATAGATAAAATGCCACGACTATTTGGTATTCAAACTGAAGGTATTCAGCCGTTTGTTCAAACATTCAATCACTCTCCAATCAAGATTCAAGATATTGCCACAGTTGCAGAAGGGATCAAGATTAAGCGCTCATCACGCTTGGATGAAATTGTAGCTTTTGTTCGAGAGTCGAATGGCATGTTTATTAGTGTTGACGATCAGCAAACCATACAATCCCTCAAGAACATGGCAAAACAAGGTTTTTTCATTGAGCCAACGTCAGCTACGGCTTTTGCTGGGATAGAAAAGCTGGTGAAGCTTGGTGAGATTTCTGCCGAGCACAAGACGGTTGGAGTTGTAACAGGTAATGGATTAAAAGCGACCAGCACCATACAAACCTTGCTGGGTTAA
- a CDS encoding 2-hydroxycarboxylate transporter family protein gives MHSSNVETINLSERKPSNLVFFVMGALILTAILMNKMPTGIIGAVGVMAVVGYILNVVGDKTPIINQYFGGGAIVIIFGSSYFFHSDVVAPEITANVTTFMKSGGFLSFFIASLVTGSILGMDREVLKKSALRYIPVILGGVACSFLFAGLAGFLLGDGFFDSIMLIALPIMGGGMGAGAVPLVEIMSGNTGTSAEMLMSKMVPALAIGNAIAIVMAGLLNKLGNKYPSLTGNGKLMRGNQQVKTEQEEESEGGVSIESLGIGALIAVSMFFVGVVLSDYIPIHTYAIMIIFVAIIKVVGVMPRNLEKAAHSWYQFVVKNLTPALLVGIGVVYTDLNQIINSLSLMYLLLVLATVVGAIVGTGIIGRLMGFHPIEASITAGLCMANMGGTGDVAVLAACKRMELMPFAQISSRIGGAFMLILATLILSLLQ, from the coding sequence ATGCACTCCAGTAATGTAGAAACAATAAATTTAAGTGAAAGAAAACCCTCAAATCTTGTGTTCTTTGTTATGGGCGCGTTGATTTTAACTGCCATATTAATGAACAAAATGCCAACAGGCATTATTGGTGCTGTGGGCGTTATGGCGGTGGTCGGCTATATCTTGAACGTTGTGGGAGACAAAACGCCAATTATCAATCAGTATTTCGGTGGTGGAGCAATAGTCATCATTTTTGGCTCTTCATACTTTTTTCATAGTGACGTTGTCGCGCCGGAAATTACTGCTAACGTCACCACGTTCATGAAAAGTGGTGGGTTCCTTTCTTTCTTTATTGCCAGTTTAGTAACTGGTTCTATCTTAGGCATGGACAGAGAGGTATTAAAGAAATCGGCACTGCGTTACATTCCAGTGATTTTAGGTGGCGTTGCTTGTTCGTTTCTATTCGCCGGCCTTGCGGGCTTTTTGCTTGGCGATGGTTTTTTCGATTCAATCATGCTGATTGCATTGCCAATTATGGGCGGTGGAATGGGAGCAGGCGCTGTACCGTTAGTTGAAATCATGTCTGGCAATACGGGTACGTCTGCCGAAATGTTAATGTCGAAGATGGTACCAGCTCTAGCTATTGGTAATGCGATTGCGATTGTGATGGCGGGTCTTTTAAATAAGCTGGGTAACAAATACCCATCGCTTACAGGCAATGGCAAACTGATGAGAGGCAACCAACAAGTTAAAACAGAACAAGAGGAAGAATCAGAAGGTGGAGTATCCATTGAATCTTTGGGTATTGGCGCTTTGATTGCAGTTTCGATGTTTTTCGTTGGCGTGGTGCTTTCGGACTATATCCCAATTCATACTTACGCAATCATGATCATCTTTGTCGCTATTATTAAAGTGGTCGGCGTAATGCCAAGAAACTTGGAAAAAGCGGCGCACTCTTGGTATCAATTTGTGGTGAAAAACCTTACGCCCGCTCTGCTGGTTGGCATTGGCGTCGTGTATACCGATTTAAACCAAATCATTAACTCACTGAGCTTGATGTACTTGCTGCTTGTGCTTGCAACAGTTGTTGGTGCGATTGTTGGCACTGGCATCATTGGCCGCTTAATGGGCTTTCATCCTATCGAAGCGTCAATCACTGCAGGTCTTTGCATGGCAAACATGGGCGGAACAGGCGATGTCGCAGTACTTGCTGCCTGTAAGAGAATGGAGCTTATGCCATTTGCTCAGATCTCTTCACGTATTGGCGGCGCGTTTATGCTGATTCTCGCGACATTGATTCTCTCTTTGTTGCAGTAG
- a CDS encoding DUF819 family protein yields the protein MITNDAVIMGLLAVILGGVFITENSSNPFWKKFYTFIPGLLLCYFLPSLLNSFGIITPSDSKLYFVASRYLLPAALVLLIISADLKKIIGLGPKALIMFFTGTIGIIIGGPIAILLIDQFDPNLVQGDVWRGLTTVAGSWIGGGANQAAMKEVFNVNNELFSAMITVDVICANIWMAILLIMAGRQKKVDKWLKADTSAIEELKVTVSKYEKENARPISTNDTMKIIAIGFGLTGLAHFFSDIIAPWISRTAPELSKYSLTSGFFWLIVLVTTFALIASCFKSAKKLEHAGASKIGSAFIYILVATIGMQMDITAIFDNLGYFFIGITWLTIHAVLMIVVAKLIRAPLFFMAVGSQANVGGAASAPVVAAAFHPALAPVGILLAVLGYALGTYGAYISGLLMQVSAGFIN from the coding sequence ATGATCACAAATGACGCAGTCATCATGGGCTTATTGGCCGTGATATTAGGTGGTGTATTCATCACTGAAAACAGCTCAAACCCATTCTGGAAAAAGTTTTATACATTCATTCCTGGGCTGTTACTCTGCTATTTCCTACCATCGCTATTAAACAGCTTTGGCATCATCACGCCTAGTGATTCTAAGCTCTACTTTGTCGCAAGCCGCTATTTGCTGCCGGCAGCACTAGTTCTACTGATCATTTCAGCTGATTTAAAGAAAATTATCGGCCTTGGCCCAAAAGCGCTGATCATGTTTTTCACTGGCACCATTGGCATCATCATCGGTGGCCCAATTGCAATCTTACTTATCGATCAGTTTGATCCGAACTTAGTTCAAGGTGACGTTTGGCGTGGGTTAACAACAGTCGCAGGTTCTTGGATTGGTGGCGGAGCCAACCAAGCGGCCATGAAAGAAGTATTCAATGTTAACAACGAACTCTTCTCAGCGATGATCACAGTCGATGTGATTTGTGCCAATATCTGGATGGCGATCTTGCTCATCATGGCTGGACGACAAAAGAAAGTCGACAAATGGCTAAAAGCCGATACGTCAGCAATTGAAGAACTTAAGGTCACTGTATCTAAGTACGAAAAAGAGAACGCTCGCCCAATTTCAACCAATGACACAATGAAGATCATCGCGATTGGTTTTGGTTTAACAGGCCTAGCGCATTTCTTCAGTGACATAATTGCGCCGTGGATTTCTCGCACTGCGCCAGAGCTTTCAAAGTATAGCCTGACTTCTGGCTTCTTTTGGCTCATCGTCTTGGTGACTACATTTGCTCTGATTGCATCTTGCTTCAAATCGGCGAAAAAACTAGAGCACGCTGGTGCATCGAAAATTGGCTCTGCATTTATCTATATTCTTGTGGCCACCATTGGTATGCAAATGGATATCACCGCGATATTCGATAACCTAGGCTACTTCTTTATCGGTATCACTTGGCTAACGATTCACGCAGTGTTGATGATTGTGGTTGCGAAACTAATCCGCGCTCCACTGTTTTTCATGGCAGTGGGAAGCCAAGCCAACGTCGGCGGCGCCGCATCTGCTCCAGTCGTTGCGGCCGCTTTCCACCCAGCACTTGCACCAGTGGGCATTTTGCTTGCTGTGTTAGGTTATGCACTCGGAACTTATGGCGCGTATATTAGCGGATTACTGATGCAAGTATCAGCTGGATTTATTAATTAA
- the uhpC gene encoding MFS transporter family glucose-6-phosphate receptor UhpC, giving the protein MTDSSTTTETFDSHIASVSSRYRYWRLHLLANMYLGYAVFYFTRKNFNYALPAIVADLGIKTSDIGMLGTLFYFTYGISKFVCGIIGDRSNPRYFMGIGLIASGVINIFFGLSSSLFTMATLWLLNAFFQAWGWPSCAQLLNSWYSRNERGLWWSVWNTSHNIGGALIPILVGILVLHHNWRWAMIVPGIVAVLVGLYLCWRLRGRPKTLGLPSIGQWRQDQQELTHESLEPNLKQGTILSRYIFKNKYIWLLAGSYFTVYIVRVAINDWGSLYFVQQKGYSILEANTVLSFFEFGGIFGSLVAGWGSDHFFSGNRTPMNILFSLGIVVSVFSLWLLPYGGFETQAIGLFIVGFFVFGPQMLIGMAAAEYSHKLSPGAATGFIGLFGYLGAAIASYPISLIIEHWSWGSYFITLSMAAGFAGIFLLPILNNQHQT; this is encoded by the coding sequence ATGACCGACTCAAGCACAACTACCGAGACATTTGATAGCCATATTGCGTCTGTAAGCAGTAGGTATCGATATTGGCGTTTACACTTGTTAGCCAATATGTACTTAGGCTATGCCGTGTTTTATTTTACGCGTAAGAACTTCAACTATGCATTACCAGCCATCGTCGCAGATCTGGGTATAAAGACGTCTGATATCGGGATGCTAGGTACTCTGTTCTATTTTACTTATGGCATTTCAAAATTTGTTTGTGGCATTATTGGCGATCGTTCTAATCCCCGCTATTTTATGGGGATCGGACTAATTGCGTCTGGCGTTATAAATATATTTTTTGGTCTAAGTAGTTCGCTTTTCACTATGGCAACGCTATGGTTACTAAACGCATTTTTCCAAGCATGGGGCTGGCCATCTTGCGCGCAGCTTCTGAACTCTTGGTATTCTAGAAATGAGCGAGGATTATGGTGGTCAGTATGGAATACCTCACATAATATTGGTGGTGCACTCATCCCAATTTTGGTTGGTATATTAGTTCTTCATCACAACTGGCGTTGGGCTATGATAGTTCCAGGAATAGTCGCTGTCTTAGTTGGACTGTATCTGTGTTGGCGATTGAGAGGTAGACCAAAAACACTTGGACTGCCGAGCATTGGGCAGTGGCGTCAAGACCAGCAAGAACTCACCCATGAATCTCTTGAGCCCAACTTAAAACAAGGGACTATTCTGTCTCGCTATATTTTCAAGAATAAGTATATATGGTTATTAGCAGGCTCTTATTTTACCGTCTACATTGTACGTGTTGCCATAAACGACTGGGGCAGTCTCTATTTTGTTCAGCAAAAAGGATACTCCATTTTAGAAGCTAACACCGTGTTAAGTTTTTTTGAATTCGGGGGAATATTTGGCTCTCTCGTAGCTGGTTGGGGATCTGACCACTTTTTCTCAGGCAATCGTACTCCGATGAATATCCTATTTTCTCTCGGTATCGTCGTCTCTGTATTTTCTCTTTGGCTATTACCCTATGGCGGATTTGAAACCCAAGCCATTGGACTATTTATTGTGGGATTTTTCGTCTTTGGTCCACAGATGCTAATTGGAATGGCTGCAGCAGAATATTCACATAAATTATCACCAGGTGCGGCAACAGGTTTCATTGGCTTGTTCGGATACTTAGGTGCTGCTATCGCATCTTATCCTATCTCACTTATCATCGAACATTGGTCTTGGGGAAGCTATTTTATCACGTTGAGTATGGCTGCAGGCTTTGCTGGAATCTTCTTGTTACCTATCTTGAACAATCAACATCAAACATAG
- a CDS encoding ABC transporter permease, translated as MSIALQNKIPNNKSSNPLTLSFNSKDIIAFIIFVAFIVLYREGWHDMHRPLSAFQPETKGYLSELPYDMLRTTMRLVIGMFFSFIFAIVAGVAAAKNKHLERVILPFINIMESVPLLGFITFSTIIFINLFPNSVMGLEAAAIFGVFTGQAWNMALVVYQTLRIVPKEVDEAARLFQLNAWQKFWRVEFPYTIPGLLWNTMVSQAAAWFAIVASEIIPLHGKDMPLHGIGTFIQIGLDTANVQMIIWAVVAIILNILLFDQLFFRPLVRWSEKFKYESVTTSQHNTSWFYNLLCNTVMLPRLMQPFKVLGEIAVNGTRRYLPRARRKQILPDWFKQLSVILWYAVVVYFCADWTYQLWNYVPKNEILGMAPLMLETTLRVVAAMLISLAIGVPAGVWIGLSPKATRIAQPIIQIGSALPPNIFFPFVTLALVATHMSLNLWTIPLIMMGTTWYVLFNVIAGVSTLPQEMRELAILFKLKGRTWWLRFMLPAIFPYILTGIISAAGGAWNSAICAELLQWGQTTIHTSGLGYYISKATIDNALPQAALGCVAMSVLVGICIVFIWNPLYKMAERRYKIG; from the coding sequence ATGTCCATCGCATTACAAAACAAGATACCAAATAATAAATCCTCTAACCCATTAACGCTTTCTTTTAATAGCAAAGACATCATAGCCTTTATTATATTTGTTGCTTTTATCGTGCTATATCGAGAAGGCTGGCACGACATGCACCGTCCACTAAGCGCATTTCAACCTGAAACAAAAGGCTATTTGTCAGAGCTACCTTATGACATGCTGCGAACAACAATGCGTCTAGTCATTGGTATGTTTTTCTCTTTTATTTTTGCCATTGTTGCAGGGGTCGCAGCTGCCAAAAACAAACATTTAGAAAGAGTCATTCTACCTTTCATCAATATAATGGAATCCGTGCCACTGCTCGGCTTCATCACCTTTTCCACCATCATCTTTATCAACCTATTTCCCAACAGTGTCATGGGTTTAGAAGCTGCCGCCATTTTTGGTGTGTTCACGGGTCAAGCTTGGAATATGGCGTTGGTGGTATATCAAACATTAAGAATTGTGCCGAAAGAAGTCGATGAAGCTGCGAGACTTTTTCAACTCAATGCTTGGCAAAAGTTTTGGCGCGTAGAGTTTCCTTACACAATTCCTGGCCTACTGTGGAACACCATGGTTTCTCAAGCTGCCGCTTGGTTTGCAATCGTTGCATCTGAAATCATTCCTTTGCACGGGAAAGACATGCCATTGCACGGTATTGGTACTTTCATTCAAATCGGTTTGGATACTGCGAATGTGCAAATGATCATTTGGGCGGTAGTTGCCATCATATTGAATATTCTGCTATTCGATCAGCTGTTTTTCCGTCCACTGGTTCGTTGGTCAGAGAAGTTCAAATATGAGTCTGTCACCACTTCTCAACACAACACCTCTTGGTTTTACAATCTGCTTTGCAACACTGTTATGCTGCCAAGACTGATGCAACCATTCAAAGTCCTAGGCGAAATTGCAGTCAATGGCACACGACGTTACCTCCCACGTGCTCGTCGCAAGCAGATTTTACCTGATTGGTTTAAGCAGCTCAGTGTCATCTTGTGGTACGCCGTAGTCGTATATTTCTGTGCAGACTGGACCTATCAGCTTTGGAATTACGTGCCAAAAAACGAGATTCTAGGTATGGCTCCTTTGATGCTAGAAACCACTTTGCGTGTTGTCGCCGCAATGCTGATCAGTTTAGCTATTGGCGTACCAGCAGGAGTATGGATTGGACTTAGCCCGAAGGCTACCCGAATTGCACAGCCAATTATTCAAATTGGTTCCGCGTTGCCACCCAACATTTTCTTCCCATTTGTCACGCTTGCTTTAGTGGCAACACATATGTCGCTGAACCTTTGGACGATTCCACTCATCATGATGGGAACAACATGGTACGTGCTATTTAATGTGATTGCGGGCGTTTCAACGCTACCACAAGAAATGCGCGAGCTTGCTATTTTATTCAAATTGAAAGGCCGAACTTGGTGGCTACGCTTTATGTTGCCAGCAATTTTCCCTTATATCCTAACAGGCATCATCAGTGCCGCGGGTGGAGCATGGAACTCAGCTATTTGTGCTGAACTGCTTCAATGGGGACAAACTACGATTCATACCTCTGGGCTTGGTTATTACATCTCCAAAGCCACGATAGACAATGCGCTACCTCAGGCAGCTCTAGGCTGTGTCGCCATGTCTGTATTAGTGGGTATTTGTATCGTCTTTATCTGGAATCCGCTCTACAAGATGGCAGAGCGCAGATACAAGATTGGCTAA
- a CDS encoding ABC transporter ATP-binding protein → MTKFNNQALQILTNEKETMMSLHEITHTFEQGKEQKTVLSNIHLDLHENEVVAILGRSGTGKSTLLRIIAGLIQPSLGTVHYCDVPMNGPVADVSMVFQSFALLPWLSVKDNVAFGLEAQGMPPALRYKKACEAIEMIGLKGEEETFPSALSGGMKQRVGIARALVVEPEILLMDEPFSSLDVFTATRLKDDIITLWDSNQLKTKSIVFVTHNVEEAISMADRVIVMDSNPGRIKSNIRINQARPRDMDSQELKTLKTEIIDQLMHND, encoded by the coding sequence ATGACAAAATTCAACAACCAAGCACTACAAATTCTAACCAATGAAAAAGAAACAATGATGAGCTTGCACGAAATCACCCATACCTTCGAACAAGGTAAAGAGCAAAAAACAGTGCTTAGCAACATTCATCTTGATTTGCATGAAAACGAAGTGGTCGCCATTCTCGGACGTTCAGGTACGGGGAAATCCACGTTGCTCAGAATCATTGCAGGGCTCATTCAACCCTCTTTGGGCACTGTCCACTACTGTGATGTACCAATGAACGGCCCCGTTGCCGACGTTTCAATGGTTTTTCAGAGCTTTGCTTTACTGCCATGGCTAAGCGTAAAAGACAATGTCGCATTTGGCTTGGAAGCTCAAGGTATGCCACCAGCGCTTAGATATAAAAAAGCGTGTGAAGCAATTGAAATGATTGGATTAAAAGGCGAAGAAGAAACATTTCCAAGTGCGCTTTCTGGTGGAATGAAGCAACGTGTGGGTATTGCTCGCGCATTGGTCGTAGAGCCAGAGATCCTGCTAATGGACGAGCCATTTTCATCACTCGATGTGTTCACGGCTACCCGTTTAAAAGATGACATCATTACGCTTTGGGATTCCAACCAGCTCAAGACAAAAAGCATAGTTTTCGTAACGCACAACGTTGAAGAAGCTATTTCAATGGCAGATCGAGTCATTGTGATGGATAGCAATCCGGGCCGAATTAAGTCGAACATTCGTATCAACCAAGCTCGACCACGAGATATGGATAGCCAAGAGCTAAAAACCTTAAAAACAGAGATCATCGACCAATTAATGCATAACGACTAA
- the uhpB gene encoding signal transduction histidine-protein kinase/phosphatase UhpB → MLTKFFEHACWAMGYGFFCFSLFGISSHFTHTSSQAILMFPTGLFLSMLLCVRKHNRPTILLTHIITIWLILDMGQETFAALPPLITIALLGYFFVEYHQRINTTKSILHQASLIIICISLMSWAITGIYGELNSIGALSLLAPLTAFVLLFPAVYLIRNFLASNQWVPHAPNRTNSPSSRIETRQILLFVILFSSSIAIQLFLPLDLERLRLILIQIPLIFFAYRFGWQGAAIVSILNAILLSVSEFYSGITINATDTMLSMLFQSLLGLGVGLSMTKQRLLTSKLASINQSLSSQLDQNKLLTKELVNSEEAIRHEIAQELHDDIGQNITAIRTQAMIMQKLKPSDTLKQHIGLIQGTALNVYDTIHSLLHRLRPKALDDLGLKPAIEQLLVAMCIEKLGIQHQLTYNIRNHSLSKVHEITIYRMIQESLNNCLKYANAKNVEISLTESTSHYQLSIHDDGSGFDPQKVNYGQGIRGLRERAEALGGTFNITSISGTHIDINLPFTRSSSK, encoded by the coding sequence ATGTTAACTAAGTTTTTTGAACATGCTTGCTGGGCAATGGGCTATGGATTTTTTTGTTTTTCTTTGTTTGGGATAAGTAGCCACTTTACCCATACTTCTTCGCAAGCAATACTCATGTTTCCAACAGGCTTATTTCTATCTATGCTGCTTTGTGTACGCAAACACAACAGGCCGACAATCCTATTAACCCATATCATCACAATTTGGCTAATTTTAGATATGGGACAGGAGACCTTCGCAGCTCTTCCACCGCTTATTACCATTGCTCTGCTCGGATACTTTTTCGTCGAGTACCACCAACGGATAAATACGACCAAGTCTATTCTCCACCAAGCCAGCTTAATTATCATTTGTATAAGCTTAATGAGCTGGGCAATTACTGGGATCTATGGCGAACTAAATAGCATAGGGGCTTTATCGCTATTGGCGCCACTCACTGCTTTTGTCTTGTTGTTTCCAGCAGTCTATCTAATTAGAAACTTTCTAGCTTCTAATCAATGGGTTCCACATGCTCCTAATCGTACTAACTCCCCCTCCTCAAGAATTGAAACACGCCAAATCCTGCTTTTTGTCATCCTGTTTTCTTCCAGTATAGCGATACAACTATTTCTTCCATTAGATCTAGAAAGGCTAAGGCTTATTTTAATTCAAATACCACTCATTTTCTTTGCCTATCGCTTTGGCTGGCAAGGCGCTGCAATAGTCTCTATTTTAAACGCAATACTTCTCTCTGTTAGTGAGTTCTACAGTGGCATCACAATCAATGCCACCGATACTATGTTGTCTATGTTGTTCCAATCACTACTAGGGCTAGGTGTCGGCTTATCAATGACTAAACAACGTTTACTTACATCTAAATTGGCATCTATAAATCAGTCACTGTCTTCGCAACTAGACCAAAATAAACTATTAACAAAAGAGTTAGTAAACAGTGAAGAAGCTATAAGACATGAAATAGCGCAAGAGTTGCATGACGACATTGGCCAAAATATAACTGCAATAAGAACGCAGGCTATGATTATGCAAAAGCTAAAGCCCTCTGACACGCTAAAGCAGCATATAGGACTAATACAGGGTACAGCTCTAAATGTATACGATACTATTCATTCCCTTTTGCACAGATTGCGGCCCAAAGCACTGGATGACTTAGGCCTCAAGCCTGCCATTGAGCAGCTTCTGGTAGCTATGTGTATAGAAAAGCTAGGTATTCAACACCAACTAACCTATAACATTCGCAATCACTCGTTGAGCAAAGTTCATGAAATCACTATATATCGAATGATTCAAGAATCACTGAACAATTGCTTGAAATATGCTAACGCTAAAAATGTTGAAATTTCGTTGACCGAAAGCACTTCACATTACCAACTATCAATTCATGATGACGGTTCTGGGTTCGACCCTCAAAAAGTTAACTATGGTCAAGGTATCCGTGGACTAAGAGAACGTGCTGAAGCTTTAGGCGGGACATTTAACATCACAAGCATTTCAGGTACACATATAGACATAAACCTCCCTTTTACTCGCAGTAGCTCAAAATAA